Proteins from one Streptomyces genisteinicus genomic window:
- a CDS encoding MBL fold metallo-hydrolase — MTHDPVAVHPLVSPWGRFGLYSFFIDAPEPAIVDTGIASSPAEGMAPALRAAGRRIEDVRWILLTHGHIDHVGGAHALWELTGRRARVVIHEADAPMLRSRRAHVEEYLAGRGRYLDDPGGEARVTAAANAVISGEMEPSLLVRGGETLSLGGGVTVSVHAVPGHTPGSVAYVVDGQRSVFTGDAVQVHGAANGFPGYTDPAAYRASLEHLRDEVRPRRLYLGHPYRSADGTPYGVELDETQAREAVTRSLDIEEQVAAAARRCLAAGLRRTDSPYSPFAPAAEELGYTGDPALEPSPFFTSMHGYRPRNQNP; from the coding sequence ATGACGCACGACCCGGTCGCCGTCCACCCCCTGGTCTCGCCGTGGGGCCGGTTCGGGCTGTACAGCTTCTTCATCGACGCGCCCGAACCGGCGATCGTCGACACCGGCATCGCCTCCTCGCCCGCCGAAGGCATGGCCCCCGCGCTCCGGGCCGCCGGACGCCGCATCGAGGACGTGCGGTGGATCCTGCTGACGCACGGTCACATCGACCACGTCGGCGGCGCCCACGCCCTGTGGGAACTCACCGGACGCCGCGCCCGGGTCGTGATCCACGAGGCCGACGCGCCGATGCTCCGCTCGCGCCGCGCGCACGTCGAGGAGTACCTCGCCGGCCGGGGCCGGTACCTGGACGACCCCGGCGGCGAGGCGAGGGTGACGGCAGCCGCGAACGCCGTCATCTCCGGCGAGATGGAGCCCTCCCTGCTGGTGAGGGGCGGCGAGACGCTCTCCCTCGGCGGCGGCGTCACCGTGTCGGTCCACGCGGTCCCCGGCCACACCCCGGGCTCCGTCGCGTACGTCGTGGACGGGCAGCGCTCCGTCTTCACCGGCGACGCCGTCCAGGTGCACGGCGCCGCCAACGGCTTCCCCGGCTACACGGACCCCGCGGCCTACCGCGCGAGCCTGGAGCACCTGCGCGACGAGGTCCGCCCGCGCCGCCTCTACCTGGGGCACCCCTACCGCAGCGCCGACGGCACCCCGTACGGCGTCGAACTCGACGAGACGCAGGCCCGGGAGGCCGTCACCCGGAGTCTGGACATCGAGGAGCAGGTCGCCGCGGCCGCCCGCCGATGCCTGGCCGCGGGCCTGCGGCGGACGGACTCCCCGTACTCGCCGTTCGCCCCCGCCGCCGAGGAACTGGGCTACACCGGCGACCCGGCGCTTGAGCCGTCGCCGTTCTTCACCTCGATGCACGGCTACCGCCCGCGCAACCAGAACCCGTGA
- a CDS encoding CocE/NonD family hydrolase → MTDPRTIRAGARSIAVRKDLRVPMRDGVTLAADTYSGVDDIPRPALVALSPYGKELQALALTTPPQRRPSPMWDGCIEAGDIARVVEEGYVHVIGDLRGSGASEGEHIGNYNAGGVPLGQDAHDVIEWVAAQPWCDGNVGMIGISYFGSMQVLAAAERPPSLKAIFASGGHYDFYETTYHGGVMWFMPRAAREGRGGDSGWAFTDRVRSRMLETYSPEEIAKRVAERLADPDVAAWPNLVHVLNYPGNHEAWFDIVMNELDGEWYEERNPITLAPGIDIPVWLQIDQGRGWTTDGTIELYKALKGPKKLDIGPYPPMQSRPFVEEHDKMFRWYAYWLKGIDNGIMDEPAVTVHVEGSRQYVTGAQWPPKDVEHRALHLRPRHRLSFEPEPMGAEHAAPDGFYQAPLTVTDTVQILSWSTEPFTEPTEMIGQGAAHLFAEIDQPDTNFILRLWDEAPGGRRQLVTTAYLKASHRELDEERTTEGDPYHPHTRAVPVEPGRIEEYVLRVYPFAATFLPGHRLVAELSNDEPLADEHNALLPPDAFHLPVGRPVTHKIYRDAEHPSRLVLPFTTTGAGDASR, encoded by the coding sequence ATGACCGACCCCCGGACCATCCGCGCGGGCGCACGGAGCATCGCCGTCCGCAAGGACCTCCGTGTCCCGATGCGCGACGGTGTGACCCTCGCGGCCGACACCTACAGCGGCGTCGACGACATCCCCCGGCCCGCGCTCGTGGCCCTGAGCCCGTACGGCAAGGAGCTCCAGGCCCTCGCTCTGACCACCCCGCCGCAGCGCCGGCCCAGCCCCATGTGGGACGGCTGCATCGAGGCCGGCGACATCGCGCGCGTCGTCGAGGAGGGGTACGTCCACGTCATCGGCGACCTGCGGGGCTCCGGAGCCTCCGAGGGCGAGCACATCGGCAACTACAACGCCGGCGGTGTCCCGCTGGGCCAGGACGCCCACGACGTCATCGAGTGGGTCGCGGCCCAGCCCTGGTGCGACGGCAACGTCGGCATGATCGGCATCTCCTACTTCGGCTCGATGCAGGTACTGGCCGCCGCCGAGCGCCCGCCGTCCCTCAAGGCGATCTTCGCCAGCGGCGGCCACTACGACTTCTACGAGACGACGTACCACGGCGGCGTCATGTGGTTCATGCCGCGTGCCGCCCGCGAGGGCCGCGGCGGCGACTCCGGCTGGGCCTTCACCGACCGGGTCAGGTCCCGCATGCTGGAGACGTACTCACCCGAGGAGATCGCGAAGCGCGTCGCCGAACGCCTGGCCGACCCGGACGTGGCCGCCTGGCCCAACCTGGTCCATGTCCTCAACTACCCCGGGAACCACGAGGCGTGGTTCGACATCGTGATGAACGAGCTCGACGGCGAGTGGTACGAGGAGCGCAACCCGATCACCCTCGCGCCGGGCATCGACATCCCGGTCTGGCTCCAGATCGACCAGGGCCGCGGCTGGACGACGGACGGCACCATCGAGCTGTACAAGGCGCTGAAGGGCCCCAAGAAGCTCGACATCGGCCCGTACCCGCCCATGCAGTCACGGCCCTTCGTCGAGGAGCACGACAAGATGTTCCGCTGGTACGCGTACTGGCTGAAGGGCATCGACAACGGGATCATGGACGAGCCGGCCGTCACCGTGCACGTCGAGGGCTCCCGGCAGTACGTCACCGGCGCCCAGTGGCCGCCGAAGGACGTCGAACACCGCGCGCTCCACCTGCGCCCCCGGCACAGGCTGTCCTTCGAGCCCGAGCCGATGGGCGCCGAGCACGCCGCCCCCGACGGCTTCTACCAGGCGCCGCTGACCGTCACCGACACGGTGCAGATCCTCAGCTGGTCCACCGAGCCGTTCACCGAGCCCACCGAGATGATCGGGCAGGGCGCGGCGCACCTGTTCGCCGAGATCGACCAGCCCGACACCAACTTCATCCTGCGCCTGTGGGACGAAGCCCCGGGCGGCAGGCGGCAGTTGGTCACGACCGCCTATCTCAAGGCGTCGCACCGCGAGCTGGACGAGGAGCGCACCACCGAGGGAGACCCGTACCACCCGCACACCCGGGCGGTGCCGGTCGAGCCGGGGAGGATCGAGGAGTACGTGCTGCGGGTCTACCCGTTCGCGGCGACCTTCCTGCCGGGTCACCGGCTGGTCGCGGAGCTGTCCAACGACGAGCCGTTGGCCGACGAGCACAACGCGCTGCTGCCGCCCGACGCCTTCCATCTGCCGGTGGGCCGTCCCGTCACCCACAAGATCTACCGGGACGCGGAGCATCCTTCCCGTCTGGTGCTGCCGTTCACGACGACGGGGGCGGGGGACGCGAGCCGGTAG